The Sphingobacterium bambusae genome includes a window with the following:
- a CDS encoding RagB/SusD family nutrient uptake outer membrane protein, which translates to MKRTNKLYIALALVCGLSFSSCNKFLDELPDNRATLDTEDKIDKMLVSAYPSTAYLVTAEFSSDNVDDYGVNNPYSERDLEQLFRWNDVTEETNDSPKRVWEACYSAIASANAALDAIQEKGNPTSLNPQRGEALAARANAHFILVNLFAQHYHKDHAATDLGVTYMMTSEVELDPKYERNTVQQVYDYMLQDLQEAIPLIDDSSYGSTPKYHMNTRAANALAARIALYMQDWEKAVSYANAAIGVNPASIMRNNDEISANAVGGVTDAAIYYNRSSINANLMLATAGTNHGLYFGAYYTGSRFAHGNLIASTETLLANAPFGRRASNGFKPRVFVYSGTNLDKSLLPRVSYMFEYTDVVAGIGYRRGAYAPFTTEETMLVRAEALIHLRRYDEAVVDMKRWIDNTLVSPPATFTVEGINTWANGMEYFTAQQPTPKKRLDPTMIPYESGTQENMLHALLFIRRFETMHMGLRWFDVKRYGIEIERRLVTSGTTIAAVETDTKLTVRDKRQALQLPLDVITAGLTPNPR; encoded by the coding sequence ATGAAAAGAACAAATAAATTATATATAGCCTTGGCCCTGGTTTGTGGCCTTAGTTTTTCCTCATGCAATAAATTTTTAGATGAGTTGCCTGATAACCGCGCAACCTTGGATACGGAAGATAAAATCGACAAGATGTTGGTGTCTGCATATCCGAGTACCGCCTATTTGGTAACGGCAGAGTTTTCATCGGATAATGTTGATGATTATGGGGTTAATAACCCGTATAGTGAGCGGGATTTGGAGCAATTGTTCCGTTGGAACGATGTGACCGAAGAGACGAACGACAGCCCAAAAAGGGTCTGGGAAGCCTGTTATAGTGCAATTGCGAGTGCTAATGCTGCATTGGACGCGATTCAAGAGAAAGGCAATCCAACAAGTTTAAATCCGCAACGCGGAGAAGCACTGGCGGCACGTGCCAACGCCCATTTTATTTTGGTGAATCTTTTCGCTCAGCATTATCATAAGGATCATGCTGCAACGGATTTGGGCGTAACCTACATGATGACCTCGGAAGTTGAACTCGATCCTAAATACGAGCGCAACACGGTTCAACAGGTGTATGACTATATGTTGCAGGATTTACAAGAAGCAATTCCTTTGATCGACGATTCTTCTTATGGATCAACACCGAAATACCATATGAATACGCGCGCGGCCAATGCACTGGCTGCACGGATTGCTCTGTATATGCAAGACTGGGAGAAAGCAGTTAGTTATGCCAACGCTGCTATTGGAGTTAATCCGGCTAGTATCATGCGGAATAATGATGAAATCTCAGCCAATGCTGTAGGTGGTGTAACTGATGCTGCAATTTATTATAATCGCAGTTCAATCAATGCCAACCTTATGCTAGCTACAGCCGGAACAAACCATGGTTTGTACTTCGGTGCATATTATACGGGGTCACGCTTTGCACATGGTAATCTGATCGCCAGTACAGAAACTTTGTTGGCTAACGCTCCATTCGGTAGACGGGCGTCAAATGGCTTCAAACCAAGGGTTTTTGTGTATTCCGGAACAAATTTAGATAAATCACTGCTACCACGTGTTTCCTACATGTTCGAGTATACGGATGTAGTTGCCGGGATCGGTTATCGTCGCGGGGCCTATGCGCCATTTACCACAGAAGAGACCATGTTAGTACGTGCAGAAGCCTTGATTCATTTAAGGCGCTATGATGAAGCCGTTGTAGACATGAAAAGATGGATAGACAATACCTTGGTAAGTCCACCGGCAACGTTTACTGTAGAGGGGATCAACACCTGGGCCAACGGGATGGAATACTTTACCGCTCAACAACCAACACCAAAGAAAAGACTTGATCCGACGATGATTCCTTATGAAAGCGGTACGCAAGAAAATATGTTACATGCACTGCTTTTCATACGTCGCTTCGAGACAATGCACATGGGCTTACGCTGGTTTGATGTTAAACGTTACGGTATAGAGATTGAGCGCCGTTTAGTAACCTCAGGAACAACAATCGCCGCTGTTGAAACGGATACAAAATTGACTGTCCGAGATAAGAGACAGGCTTTGCAACTGCCCTTGGATGTAATCACTGCTGGCCTAACACCTAATCCTAGATAA
- a CDS encoding zinc-binding metallopeptidase: protein MKLYSILLLSSLSLFSCSEDALETESVFVDKTVDKNDLDNYIENTFTKDYNIAIVYKFVEAESDLNYNLSPADYESSVRMTKLLYHLGIEPYDKVTGSKAFINSYFPKLLNYIGSPAYRNNGTFVLGTAEGGTKITLYALNSLDESSAADPDFLNDFYFHTMHHEFAHILHQTRDYPSAFNQIIGAGYVADSWSDIYDDRQDLATVISEGFISAYASKEANEDFVETYSFYITLSPAQWEQRLSAGSVAGRNKIEAKLDIVRTYFMNVWNIDLDELRDEILTRQASLPDFDQLSLK from the coding sequence ATGAAATTATATTCAATACTGCTTTTATCTTCACTTTCATTGTTTTCCTGCTCGGAGGACGCTTTGGAAACAGAAAGTGTCTTCGTTGATAAAACGGTCGATAAGAACGATCTGGATAACTATATAGAGAACACTTTTACAAAAGACTATAATATAGCGATCGTTTATAAGTTTGTGGAAGCCGAGTCGGATTTGAACTACAATTTAAGCCCTGCAGATTATGAAAGTTCTGTCCGCATGACCAAGCTACTTTATCACCTAGGCATTGAGCCTTATGACAAGGTTACTGGGAGTAAAGCGTTCATTAACTCGTATTTTCCGAAGCTTTTAAATTATATTGGCTCACCGGCATATCGGAACAACGGAACATTTGTTTTGGGTACAGCTGAGGGAGGGACAAAAATCACGCTGTATGCATTGAACAGTTTGGACGAGTCGTCTGCAGCCGACCCAGATTTTCTGAATGATTTCTATTTCCATACCATGCATCATGAGTTTGCCCATATTCTACACCAAACCAGAGACTATCCATCTGCCTTTAACCAAATAATAGGGGCGGGATATGTAGCAGATTCTTGGAGTGATATCTACGATGATCGGCAGGATTTAGCGACCGTTATCTCAGAGGGTTTTATTTCTGCTTACGCATCTAAAGAAGCGAATGAAGATTTTGTAGAGACCTATTCATTTTACATTACATTATCTCCTGCCCAATGGGAGCAACGCCTTAGCGCAGGTAGTGTGGCGGGGAGGAATAAGATTGAAGCCAAATTGGATATTGTCCGCACATACTTTATGAACGTTTGGAACATCGATTTGGACGAATTGCGGGATGAAATATTGACTAGGCAAGCATCATTGCCCGATTTTGATCAACTATCCTTAAAATAG
- a CDS encoding SusC/RagA family TonB-linked outer membrane protein, which produces MKITTFLLLVFMTCAYAEGTAQKVTLSLKNAKLEDAFKRISDQTAYKFLYSDEVLKKSSRVNVDMRNANVLDVLRAVLPEDHFSFKIIAETISVTYKEAAVRTSLAAVQQSRVSGKVTGANGTALAGVSIGVKGTSSGTTTDENGNYSIAASEGSILTFRYVGYIAREVTVRVQQSINVQLVSEDQAIEEVVVTGMGQRVDKRLFTGATSQISGDAAQIGGQIDPSRGLEGRVAGVSVQNVTGTFGTAPKIRVRGATSIYGSSKPLWVVDGVIIEDVADVNADALSSGDALTLISSAVAGLNAHDIESFQILKDGSATSIYGARAMAGVIVITTKKGTAGRSSLNYTGEYTTRAIPRYSEFNIMNSQEQMSVYQDMYEKGYIRFANLPVASNTGVYGDLYRRIQSGEIYNDLFGDRHHVNNFLREAEYRNTDWFSELFQPSLQHNHSVSMSSGTEKSQYYSSLSALVDPGWTKRSGVNRYTGNLNANYNISDKLKLNIITNGSYRSQQAPGTLGQSTDVVFGEVKRDFDINPYAYAMNTSRTLDPNAFYTRNYAPFNILHELENNYMDVNVADLRFQGDLKWKVFSGLELGAFGSVRYQSTSQHHYVKDLSNQAMAYRAGISPENATIRDRNPFLYKDPDDPYARPISVLPEGGIYNRTDYTMFEQLFRFTAQFNKTFNQNHIVSAFAGSEITASDRNNTWFRGWGLQYELGESPFTDYRVFKRGQEENTPYYSVNRNSSNDPSSIRYKQAAFFTNLTYSFAGKYTLNGTFRYEGANKLGEATSARWMPSYNIAGAWNVHEEDFFQSLSPALSHLMLKASYSLTGDRGPSNVTNSFAVYGSYTPWRPTAGDSESGLQILDLANSELTYEKKHELNIGTSVGFLDNRINLEFDWFTRNNFDLIGFVNTQGLGGTISKMGNVADMKSNGAELSLTGNILRDGPFKWTSGLIYSNVKTEVTRLDTRSRVIDLITGSGFAVEGGPVRGLYSVPFSHLNDEGLPVFVGPDNEETITGIYFQERDRLDYLQYEGSIDPIHTGGWNNTFNYKNFSLNVFVTGSFGNVVRLNPVFKHEYNDLTASTKEFADRWMIAGDEDRTNIPSIATVGQNRAYSNNLQYAYNTYNYSSVRTAKGDFIRLRDVSLTYDLPKAWLSAWNVNSLGLRLNASNVFLIYADKKLNGQDPEFVNAGGVAAPLARQYTLTLRLGL; this is translated from the coding sequence ATGAAAATTACAACATTCTTATTGTTGGTTTTTATGACTTGTGCCTACGCGGAAGGGACGGCACAGAAAGTTACGCTCTCCTTAAAAAATGCAAAGCTGGAGGATGCTTTTAAAAGGATCTCGGATCAAACGGCCTATAAGTTTCTGTATAGCGACGAAGTCCTGAAAAAATCATCCAGAGTCAACGTAGACATGCGTAACGCGAATGTCCTTGATGTACTCAGGGCTGTTTTGCCGGAGGATCATTTTTCCTTTAAAATTATTGCAGAAACGATATCGGTAACCTATAAAGAAGCAGCGGTTCGTACTTCCTTAGCGGCTGTACAGCAAAGCCGTGTAAGCGGTAAAGTGACCGGCGCCAACGGTACAGCGCTCGCCGGTGTTTCCATTGGTGTAAAAGGTACATCGAGTGGAACGACTACCGACGAAAATGGAAACTACTCGATTGCGGCGAGTGAAGGAAGCATTTTAACATTCCGTTATGTCGGCTACATTGCTAGAGAGGTAACGGTTCGTGTGCAGCAATCGATTAATGTTCAACTAGTATCTGAGGATCAGGCGATAGAAGAAGTCGTTGTAACAGGTATGGGACAACGGGTGGACAAGCGCTTGTTCACAGGTGCAACATCGCAGATATCGGGTGACGCGGCGCAGATAGGCGGACAGATTGATCCGAGCCGCGGGCTAGAAGGTCGAGTGGCCGGTGTGTCGGTGCAGAATGTTACCGGAACCTTCGGTACCGCACCTAAAATTCGCGTCCGCGGAGCGACATCTATTTACGGTAGTTCAAAACCTTTATGGGTGGTGGATGGCGTAATTATTGAAGATGTTGCAGATGTAAATGCAGACGCACTATCCTCCGGTGATGCATTAACATTGATCAGCTCGGCTGTTGCCGGATTGAATGCTCACGATATTGAATCATTTCAGATTTTAAAAGATGGTTCTGCCACTTCCATTTATGGTGCACGCGCTATGGCTGGTGTAATTGTCATCACCACCAAAAAGGGTACTGCCGGACGAAGCTCGCTAAATTATACCGGAGAATATACCACGCGTGCTATCCCACGTTATTCGGAGTTTAACATTATGAATTCGCAAGAGCAAATGTCGGTGTATCAAGATATGTATGAAAAAGGATATATCAGATTTGCTAATTTACCTGTTGCGAGTAATACTGGCGTATATGGTGATTTGTACAGACGTATCCAGAGCGGCGAAATATATAATGACTTGTTTGGCGATAGACATCACGTGAATAATTTTTTAAGAGAAGCAGAATATCGTAATACCGATTGGTTCAGCGAATTGTTTCAACCGAGTCTACAACATAATCACTCGGTGAGCATGTCTTCAGGTACTGAAAAATCACAATATTATAGCTCACTTAGTGCGTTGGTTGATCCGGGTTGGACGAAGCGTAGTGGCGTAAACCGCTACACAGGTAACTTAAATGCTAATTATAATATCTCTGATAAACTAAAGCTGAATATTATCACCAATGGATCTTACCGTAGCCAACAGGCTCCCGGAACATTGGGGCAGTCGACAGATGTAGTTTTTGGAGAGGTAAAGCGCGACTTCGACATTAACCCCTATGCCTATGCAATGAATACGTCACGTACCTTGGATCCTAATGCCTTTTACACACGTAACTATGCCCCCTTCAATATTTTGCATGAGTTAGAGAATAACTACATGGATGTGAATGTAGCCGATTTGCGTTTTCAGGGCGATCTAAAGTGGAAAGTTTTCAGCGGATTGGAGTTGGGCGCATTTGGTTCAGTACGTTATCAGTCTACCTCACAACACCATTATGTGAAAGACTTGTCAAATCAGGCGATGGCGTATAGAGCGGGTATCAGCCCGGAAAATGCGACAATTCGAGACCGAAACCCGTTCTTGTATAAAGATCCAGATGATCCATATGCAAGACCAATTTCGGTGTTGCCCGAAGGCGGTATCTATAACCGTACGGACTATACCATGTTCGAACAATTGTTCCGTTTTACCGCCCAGTTTAACAAAACGTTCAATCAAAACCATATCGTAAGTGCGTTTGCGGGTTCAGAGATTACGGCGTCGGACAGAAATAACACTTGGTTTCGTGGCTGGGGACTGCAATACGAACTTGGAGAAAGCCCATTTACAGATTACAGGGTTTTCAAAAGAGGTCAGGAAGAGAACACGCCGTATTACTCCGTTAATAGAAATTCTTCCAATGATCCCTCAAGTATCCGCTATAAACAAGCAGCTTTCTTTACAAACTTGACCTACTCTTTCGCAGGAAAATATACCTTGAACGGAACATTCCGTTACGAGGGAGCAAACAAATTGGGAGAGGCGACTTCCGCACGTTGGATGCCTAGTTACAATATTGCTGGTGCTTGGAATGTGCACGAGGAGGATTTTTTCCAGAGCTTATCACCGGCGCTATCTCATTTGATGCTGAAAGCATCTTACAGCCTAACTGGAGATAGAGGTCCATCAAATGTTACCAATTCTTTCGCTGTGTATGGCTCGTATACCCCTTGGCGTCCGACTGCTGGAGATTCGGAGTCGGGATTGCAGATTCTGGATCTTGCCAACAGTGAGCTAACCTATGAAAAAAAGCATGAGCTCAATATCGGTACCTCAGTTGGATTTTTGGATAATCGCATCAACTTGGAGTTTGATTGGTTTACGCGTAATAACTTTGATCTTATTGGTTTCGTAAATACGCAAGGTTTGGGGGGCACGATTTCCAAAATGGGAAATGTCGCAGATATGAAATCCAATGGCGCAGAGCTTAGCTTAACGGGCAATATCCTAAGAGACGGCCCATTTAAGTGGACATCTGGTTTGATATATTCTAATGTCAAAACAGAGGTAACGCGTTTGGATACCCGCAGCCGTGTTATTGATTTGATAACTGGATCTGGATTTGCAGTAGAGGGCGGCCCAGTTCGTGGATTGTATTCCGTTCCTTTTTCTCATTTGAACGATGAAGGACTACCTGTGTTTGTTGGTCCAGATAACGAAGAGACCATTACGGGGATCTATTTTCAGGAGCGTGATCGGTTAGATTATTTACAGTACGAAGGTTCTATTGATCCTATACATACCGGCGGTTGGAATAACACATTTAACTACAAAAACTTTAGTCTTAATGTTTTTGTGACCGGTTCCTTTGGAAATGTAGTGCGATTGAATCCTGTGTTTAAGCACGAGTACAATGACTTAACGGCTTCTACGAAAGAATTTGCAGACCGTTGGATGATTGCAGGCGATGAAGATCGTACTAACATCCCTAGTATTGCTACAGTGGGACAGAATCGTGCCTACAGCAATAACCTGCAATATGCCTACAATACGTACAACTATTCGTCAGTAAGGACTGCTAAAGGAGATTTTATAAGATTGCGAGATGTTTCCTTAACATATGATCTTCCTAAAGCTTGGTTGAGCGCATGGAATGTCAATTCTTTGGGGCTTCGATTGAATGCATCTAACGTATTTCTAATCTATGCCGATAAGAAGTTAAATGGACAAGATCCTGAATTTGTAAATGCGGGAGGGGTCGCTGCTCCGTTAGCTAGACAATACACCTTAACGCTACGCTTGGGATTGTAA
- a CDS encoding FecR family protein — translation MDTTPFDIADILVKKFKMISVSEEEALFLEFWLSKSVKNQALFNKLMQDGADFDSFWLDQLKEEEAWNSVQRKRQPRKYRFKIFAAAASMAVFLAFASYWFFVQSQEEQTRHIVEKVDGKEKHDVLPANLGAKIILANGRELQVEDTLDIVSDHKFTKSAIDGDEPIESNQMVYHTLLVPAANFFKLTLADGTAVWVNSKSELRFPTTFSGSERRVFLRGEAYFEVAKNAEKPFYVKTEDAEVKVLGTHFNVSTYGKASKTSLEEGRVEVSSNDKTVLVFPGQSVQWSNGELKVKPTNLQKDLAWKNNEFYFKEDNILNIAHQLKLWYDLEVSISTDVALDATYSGEIRRNVRLSEVLRMMAFVSDLDFKLNKNKLLITKK, via the coding sequence ATGGATACTACCCCTTTTGATATAGCGGATATTCTGGTCAAGAAATTCAAAATGATTTCTGTTTCTGAGGAAGAAGCACTCTTTTTGGAGTTTTGGTTGAGTAAAAGTGTTAAAAACCAAGCGCTTTTTAATAAATTGATGCAAGATGGAGCTGATTTTGATTCGTTTTGGTTAGATCAATTAAAAGAAGAAGAAGCGTGGAATAGCGTGCAGCGAAAGCGTCAGCCTAGAAAATACCGATTTAAAATTTTTGCAGCTGCGGCATCTATGGCGGTTTTTCTCGCTTTTGCAAGCTATTGGTTTTTTGTACAATCGCAGGAGGAACAAACCCGACATATTGTTGAAAAGGTGGACGGCAAAGAAAAGCATGATGTGCTGCCAGCTAACCTAGGCGCTAAGATTATTTTGGCCAATGGACGTGAACTTCAAGTGGAAGACACTTTAGATATTGTTTCAGACCATAAATTTACGAAGAGTGCAATCGATGGGGACGAACCTATCGAAAGTAATCAAATGGTCTACCACACCTTACTCGTTCCGGCAGCTAATTTTTTTAAGTTGACACTAGCTGATGGAACTGCCGTGTGGGTGAATTCGAAAAGCGAGTTACGTTTTCCAACAACATTTTCTGGATCCGAACGACGCGTATTTCTGCGTGGCGAGGCCTATTTTGAGGTTGCCAAAAATGCTGAAAAGCCTTTTTACGTGAAAACGGAAGATGCGGAGGTAAAGGTATTGGGTACACATTTTAACGTGTCGACTTATGGAAAAGCTAGCAAAACAAGTTTGGAAGAAGGGCGGGTGGAAGTTTCTAGCAACGATAAAACGGTGTTAGTTTTTCCAGGTCAAAGTGTGCAATGGTCGAATGGTGAACTTAAAGTCAAGCCAACAAATTTACAGAAAGATCTAGCTTGGAAAAACAATGAATTTTATTTCAAGGAAGATAATATCCTCAACATTGCGCATCAATTGAAGCTTTGGTACGATTTGGAGGTATCTATTTCTACTGATGTAGCGTTGGATGCCACTTATTCTGGAGAGATTCGTAGAAACGTACGTCTGTCCGAAGTCTTGCGTATGATGGCCTTTGTTAGCGATCTAGATTTCAAACTGAACAAAAATAAATTATTAATCACAAAAAAATAA
- a CDS encoding RNA polymerase sigma factor: MNAVDPDKLLFSKYYRSLCYFAWQMVQDENLAEDLAQDAFVSYFQERGRIASDEKAIKAFLYAAIKYAVYNLSRKSKTVEKFWQRTGYQESDDIDYEHQVIRAEFMTAIHATLSTLPDGCQKIMTMSYVEGFSNEEIAEQLKISINTIKTQKKRGLRVLRSKLSSDYFSIVFALFLSNF; this comes from the coding sequence ATGAATGCTGTAGATCCTGATAAATTATTATTTAGCAAGTACTATCGATCGCTCTGCTATTTTGCTTGGCAAATGGTGCAAGACGAAAATTTAGCCGAAGACTTAGCGCAGGATGCATTTGTCAGTTATTTCCAAGAACGCGGTCGTATAGCTAGTGATGAGAAAGCGATAAAGGCATTTTTATATGCTGCAATTAAATACGCAGTCTACAACTTGAGCCGTAAGAGCAAAACCGTAGAGAAATTTTGGCAACGAACAGGGTATCAGGAAAGTGATGATATAGATTATGAGCATCAAGTAATTCGAGCAGAATTTATGACCGCTATTCATGCTACCTTATCTACGTTACCGGATGGCTGCCAGAAAATTATGACGATGAGTTACGTTGAGGGTTTTTCGAATGAGGAAATTGCCGAACAGCTTAAAATAAGTATCAATACGATTAAGACTCAAAAGAAAAGGGGACTTCGCGTGTTGCGTTCTAAGTTGAGTTCAGACTATTTCTCGATAGTTTTTGCATTATTCCTAAGTAATTTTTAA